The following nucleotide sequence is from uncultured Campylobacter sp..
AGATCGTCCAGCAAGAAATACTTTTTATCAATGGTGCCTTTATAAAAAGGCTCAATACTCTCATCAAAAATTTTTGTAAAAAACCCCTTTTTACTTAGCTCAATTAGTCCCGCATTTACCGCGTTAAGCAGCTCAGTATTGCCCTTTTGCACCGCGATGGCCAGGAAGTCCGTCGAGCCTAAATTCTTGATATTTACCTCAACCTTGTAATCGACTACAGCGTAAGCAAATACAAGTAGATTATCATCGCCGTATCCGTCGCCCTTGCCCGATTTTAGGTCATTAAAGCATTCATTCGCGCTCGCACACGGTACTACGTTATAGCCCTGTTTCGTAAAGTAATCAAACACGGTGGTGCCGGGCTGCGCCAGTATAGTCTTTCCGTTTAGATCGGAGACCTTTCTGATATTATCGTTGCTACGAGTTAGCACGCCGATATTTACGCTAAAGTATGGATCGGAGAAATCTACCAGCTTCTCGCGCTCTTTCGTAACCGAGATGAGTGCGATATCCAAATCGACTCTGTTGTCCTGCACCGCTTTTATGCGGTCATCACCTACCGTTACGACATATTCTATCTTGCCGCCTTTATCGCCGAAAATT
It contains:
- a CDS encoding transporter substrate-binding domain-containing protein, which gives rise to MKKIILALMLAACSLLSNTLAQIKEKGVIRIGIDGSSPPFSVAKAGEYSGFEILLIEGLVKEIFGDKGGKIEYVVTVGDDRIKAVQDNRVDLDIALISVTKEREKLVDFSDPYFSVNIGVLTRSNDNIRKVSDLNGKTILAQPGTTVFDYFTKQGYNVVPCASANECFNDLKSGKGDGYGDDNLLVFAYAVVDYKVEVNIKNLGSTDFLAIAVQKGNTELLNAVNAGLIELSKKGFFTKIFDESIEPFYKGTIDKKYFLLDDLYSLF